The following DNA comes from Bacillota bacterium.
TCCACACTTAGGACAGACAACTGTTTTCCCTGTATCTGTAGTTTTCTTCTCGCCCATAATCAGGTCTGTGATTTTCCCTGAACTCGTAAAGAGTTCAGCAGTGATCCGGTAGACAGGAAGAATTGCAATACACAGGAAGACTATGGGGTAGAGCCAGAGAATCTCAATCTGCGCTAAAAAGGGCAAAATTAGTGCATCAAATGCCCTGTAAGCAATTACAATGGCAACAAGAATTGCAAGATTATTGATGATAGGTGTTGCTTCAGGAAACTTGGGAATGATCCTTGCTGTCCGGAAGGCGATATCCTGGCCGAATATGATAATAATAGCAATGATAATCACGGAAATGACCGCGGAAGCAATATCTGCAATTTTAATAGTCTCGTATACCTCAATCTCCATCGCCGGAAGTCTTATCACAACAGCATCAATAATCCCTAAAATAATTAACGTAATCAGAAAACTGACTACTCGCCGTACCAGTTCTGTAAGTTCTTCCTTAACAATTTCCATGCAAAAAATCCTCCTTTTTCTCCTTTACTTAACCTTGTGCCCGCAAGAGGGACAATAAACACAGCCCTTATCAAGTCTCAAACCGCAACCGGGACAGTACCCCCGCAAGACCTTCTTCACAATAATTACTGAAGCAATTCCAATAATCAACATCCCCCCCAAAATGATCAGAGCCGTGTAGGGATATGGTTCCTTTTCCCTACCAGAAGCAACAAAATCATATGCTAATCGTTCTTCCGGCACCTCCTTTCCAAAAGCAGTTGCTGCCCATTCACCCGGTAGAGGGTTTTCCACGATCACATAAATAGGTTTTTTATTGAAAAACTTCGCGCCCGGATATTTTTCATCGACAATCCTGCCCCTGGGGTCTCTCAACTGAAGTTCAAGTTCGCTGCCGCCCCAGTTAAGTGTAGAATGCAACTGGCCCACTTTTCTTGAAACGTCAATCTTGCCAATCTCCTTTGTTTCATCCTGTCTGATTTCACCTTGAAATTCAGCAAGAATCTTACCTGTAGCCTCGTGCCTGATCTTGAGATAGATATTTTGCAGTTCGTACCCACCTGTCGCATAACTGTAACTACCACCGGTGCTGCTGGCAATCCTCCTTAGAAGATC
Coding sequences within:
- a CDS encoding zinc ribbon domain-containing protein encodes the protein MEIVKEELTELVRRVVSFLITLIILGIIDAVVIRLPAMEIEVYETIKIADIASAVISVIIIAIIIIFGQDIAFRTARIIPKFPEATPIINNLAILVAIVIAYRAFDALILPFLAQIEILWLYPIVFLCIAILPVYRITAELFTSSGKITDLIMGEKKTTDTGKTVVCPKCGNQVPQSKFCSRCGQELSQPVSTPAGNNCSQCGTVLKPGTKFCMNCGAEVKAEGQPQEKAVSLAKCSRCNAVLAAEDEFCPNCGAKASLSE